The following are encoded in a window of Pangasianodon hypophthalmus isolate fPanHyp1 chromosome 14, fPanHyp1.pri, whole genome shotgun sequence genomic DNA:
- the LOC128320243 gene encoding olfactory receptor 52K1-like, producing MQDLFVQNISLKNFKLNCFHGLEEWRPVLFIPYFLMFLLSIFGNSLLVYLIISQRALHSPMFVLIGLMAVVDLCSPMLFVPHMLFSFLFDWNGISLVGCLIQMFCIHYSGTFQSTLLLAMALDRYFAICRPLFYHKYMEICNFLKFIGIPLIRNGVLVTAVVCLAGRLSYCANNVIDHCFCEHMALVQLACEDISINNMVGLLTAFLIPALDFVFIALSYIIIFITVLKSGKAHLKALNTCITHIIVITFTLFFVLVSFMLYRVRNDFSPSSRVFLSTMYLLFPSCFNPIIYGLRTKEIRQQFLKLIKYINI from the coding sequence ATGCAGGATCTCTTTGtacaaaacatttctttaaaaaattttaaactgaattGTTTTCATGGTTTGGAAGAATGGAGACCTGTGCTATTTATTCCctattttctgatgtttttgcTGTCAATTTTTGGAAACTCTCTTCTTGTGTATCTAATAATATCGCAGAGGGCTTTGCACTCTCCTATGTTTGTACTAATTGGTCTTATGGCAGTTGTGGACTTGTGTTCACCAATGCTTTTTGTACCACATATgttgtttagttttttatttgacTGGAATGGTATTTCTCTTGTTGGCTGTTTGATACAAATGTTTTGCATTCATTATTCTGGGACATTCCAGTCTACTCTACTGTTGGCAATGGCACTGGATCGTTACTTTGCTATTTGCAGACCACTTTTTTATCACAAGTATATGGAAATATGTAACTTTTTAAAGTTCATCGGCATTCCTTTAATCAGAAATGGAGTCTTAGTTACCGCAGTGGTTTGTCTTGCGGGAAGACTATCTTACTGTGCAAACAATGTGATAGACCATTGTTTTTGTGAACATATGGCATTGGTTCAGTTGGCATGTGAAGATATCTCTATTAATAACATGGTAGGACTTTTGACGGCTTTCCTCATACCAGCcttagattttgtttttattgctttatcttatataataatattcatcACTGTTCTAAAATCTGGTAAGGCCCACTTGAAGGCTCTTAATACGTGTATTACTCATATAATtgttatcacttttacactatTTTTTGTCCTAGTTTCTTTTATGTTATATAGAGTAAGAAATGATTTCTCTCCAAGCAGCCGTGTATTTTTGAGCACAATGTATTTACTTTTTCCAAGCTGTTTTAACCCAATAATATATGGACtgagaacaaaagaaataaggcaacagtttctgaaattaataaaatacataaatatataa
- the LOC117599040 gene encoding olfactory receptor 52K1-like yields MQGFPPQNISYTSFKLNGFLALGEWRPILSIPYFLMFLLSTISNSIIIYLIVSQKTLHSPMYVLIGFMAVVDLCWPIFFVPSLLLDFLFDWNGISLVSCLIQMFCIQILGAFQSTVLVWMALDRFFAICRPLYYHKYMQFKSFLKFIIVPVTRNLFLNIIMTSLAGKLNFCTINEIDHCFCEHMGLVQLACGDTSINNLIGLASAFLIPTSDFLFITASYIIIFASVMKSGKAHLKAINTCITHIIVMTVNLAFALIAFMSYRIRNNFSPNIRVFLSTMYILFPSCFNPIIYGVRTTEIRKQFLKFLNHMKVLPQ; encoded by the coding sequence ATGCAAGGTTTCCCaccacaaaatatttcatacacaTCTTTTAAGCTAAATGGCTTTCTGGCCTTGGGAGAATGGAGACCCATATTATCCATACCTTATTTCCTTATGTTTTTATTGTCTACTATATCAAACtctattataatatatttaattgtatCTCAGAAGACTCTACACTCACCAATGTATGTACTAATAGGTTTTATGGCTGTTGTGGACTTATGTTGGCCAATATTTTTTGTACCAAGTTTGTTGCTCGACTTTTTATTTGACTGGAATGGAATTTCTCTAGTGAGCTGTTTAATACAAATGTTTTGCATTCAGATTCTTGGTGCATTCCAGTCTACTGTACTGGTGTGGATGGCACTAGATCGGTTCTTTGCTATATGCAGACCACTTTATTATCACAAATACATGCAATTCAAAAGTTTTCTAAAGTTTATTATTGTGCCAGTTACCAGAAATCTATTCTTAAATATCATAATGACCTCTTTGGCTGGGAAATTGAATTTCTGTACAATAAATGAGATAGATCACTGTTTTTGTGAACATATGGGATTGGTTCAGCTGGCATGTGGAGATACCTCTATTAACAACCTAATTGGCCTCGCATCTGCTTTCCTTATACCAACAtcagattttcttttcattactgcatcatatataataatatttgctTCTGTCATGAAATCAGGAAAAGCCCACTTGAAGGCTATCAACACTTGTATTACACATATTATTGTCATGACAGTCAATTTAGCATTTGCCTTGATTGCTTTTATGTCATAcagaataagaaataatttttctCCCAATATTCGTGTCTTTCTGAGTACTATGTATATATTATTCCCAAGTTGTTTCAACCCAATTATTTATGGAGTAAGAACAACTGAAATAAGAAAACAGTTTCTTAAATTTTTGAACCATATGAAAGTCTTACCACAGTAA
- the LOC128320242 gene encoding olfactory receptor 52K1-like translates to MKSYAATPNLIMLVTTQNISFTTFTLNGFLALGEWRPILSIPYLLMFLLSTISNSILIYLIISQRALHSPMCILIGLMAVVDLCLPIFFVPNMLLNFLFNWNGISLLGCLVQMFCIHVVGTFQSTILLWMALDRFFAICRPLYYHTYMEMPNCLKFIVFPVIRNVLLIMIIVSWAGKLSFCAKNEIDHCFCEHMALVQLACGDISNNNILGLLAIFLITTTDVFLVIISYLSILSYVLKTGKGSVKAINTCITHIIVMTVTATFALIAFMSYRIRNNFSPSNRVFLSTMYLLFPSCFNPIIYGVRTKEIREQFLKFVNQLVS, encoded by the coding sequence ATGAAGTCATATGCTGCAACCCCTAACCTTATCATGTTGGTTacaacacaaaatatttcattcacaACTTTTACATTAAATGGATTTCTTGCTTTGGGAGAATGGCGGCCCATTCTGTCCATTCCTTATCTCCTTATGTTTTTATTGTCTACGATTTCAAACTCTattcttatatatttaattatttctcagAGGGCTTTGCACTCTCCTATGTGTATACTAATTGGTCTTATGGCAGTTGTAGACCTGTGTTTACCAATATTTTTTGTACCAAATATGCTGCTTAATTTCTTATTCAACTGGAATGGAATTTCCCTTTTGGGCTGTTTGGTGCAAATGTTTTGCATTCATGTAGTTGGTACTTTTCAGTCTACTATACTGCTCTGGATGGCTCTGGATCGGTTCTTTGCTATATGCCGACCTCTTTATTACCACACATACATGGAAATGCCCAACTGTTTAAAGTTTATTGTTTTTCCAGTTATCAGAAATGTACTCTTAATTATGATAATAGTGTCCTGGGCTGGAAAATTATCTTTCTGTGCGAAAAATGAGATAGATCACTGTTTTTGTGAACACATGGCATTGGTTCAGCTGGCTTGTGGAGAtatttccaataacaacatattGGGCCTTTTAGCCATTTTCCTTATAACAACAACTGATGTTTTTTTGGTCataatatcatatttatcaATACTGTCTTATGTTCTAAAAACTGGCAAAGGTAGTGTCAAGGCTATTAACACATGTATAACACATATAATTGTCATGACAGTTACTGCTACCTTTGCCTTAATTGCTTTTATGTCATACAGAATACGTAATAACTTTTCTCCTTCCAACCGTGTCTTTTTGAGCACAATGTATTTGCTTTTTCCAAGTTGTTTTAACCCAATTATTTATGGAGTACGAACAAAAGAAATAAgagaacagtttttaaaattcgtGAACCAACTTGTGTCTTAA